The sequence ATCAGGAAGCAGGCCACGGCGCTGCCGATGGCACCGCCGCCGATGATGACCACGTCGAAGCTGTCCGCCATGCCCGCACCCTGCCCGGAGTTTCCCGACTCCTACGCCGCCGCCCGCGGCTCCGCAATCAGGATTTTTCCGATCGGAAACAGATGCGATGTGTGGCGGCGCATGCTTAGCTGCGGCGCATGGACAAAGACGCGCCCCAGAGCCTCGGCCCGCGGCTGAAGGCGCTGCGCCGGACCCGCGGCTGGACGCTGGAGGCGGCGTCCGAACGCACGGGCTTGGCCAAGTCGACCCTGTCGAAGATCGAGAACGGCCGGATGTCGCCGACGGTCGAGGTGCTGCTGAAGCTGTCGCAGGGCTTCGGCGTCGACCTGGCCGGGCTGTTCGGCGAGGCCCGGCCGGACCCGGCGGCGCGCAGCCTGACCCGGGCCGGCACCGGGCCGCGGCATGAGACCCGCAGCT comes from Inquilinus sp. Marseille-Q2685 and encodes:
- a CDS encoding helix-turn-helix domain-containing protein, coding for MDKDAPQSLGPRLKALRRTRGWTLEAASERTGLAKSTLSKIENGRMSPTVEVLLKLSQGFGVDLAGLFGEARPDPAARSLTRAGTGPRHETRSYSHELLGADLAGKRITPVRARVKARTLLDYGPLDQHEGQQFLLVLSGAVTMHFAGDAPLRLAAGDSLYFDTRTPHAVLSDGPEEAEILWIHAG